Proteins from a single region of Verrucosispora sp. NA02020:
- a CDS encoding NADPH-dependent F420 reductase — protein sequence MSVVGLIGSGHIGGTVARLAVAAGYEVVVSNSRGPETLTDLVDELGSGASAGTADAAAEAGDLVVVTIPLKAYRSVPVAPLAGKVVIDTNNYYPQRDGRFPELDEGTATSSELLQRHLPESRVVKAFNNIHFRHLSSLARPAGAADRSALPIAGDDAEAKAVVTAFLDRIGYDAVDAGALAESWRFQPDTPAYGTVYSADPANWQQEAPGDADKLRAALAQAG from the coding sequence GTGTCGGTCGTGGGTCTGATCGGGAGCGGACACATCGGGGGCACCGTCGCACGGCTGGCGGTGGCCGCCGGGTACGAGGTGGTGGTCAGCAACTCGCGCGGACCGGAGACGCTGACCGACCTGGTCGACGAGTTGGGCTCGGGTGCCAGCGCGGGCACCGCTGACGCCGCCGCCGAGGCCGGTGACCTGGTAGTGGTCACCATCCCGCTCAAGGCGTACCGGTCGGTGCCGGTCGCGCCGTTGGCCGGCAAGGTCGTCATCGACACCAACAACTACTATCCGCAGCGCGACGGCCGGTTCCCTGAACTGGACGAGGGCACCGCCACCAGCAGCGAGCTGTTGCAACGTCACCTGCCCGAGTCGCGCGTGGTGAAGGCGTTCAACAACATCCACTTCAGGCACCTGTCCTCCCTGGCCCGACCGGCCGGCGCGGCCGACCGCAGCGCGCTGCCCATCGCCGGGGACGACGCCGAGGCCAAGGCCGTCGTCACCGCGTTCCTCGACCGCATCGGCTACGACGCGGTGGACGCCGGCGCCCTCGCCGAGAGCTGGCGGTTCCAGCCGGACACCCCGGCCTACGGCACGGTCTATTCCGCCGACCCGGCCAACTGGCAGCAGGAGGCCCCCGGCGACGCTGACAAGCTGCGCGCGGCGCTGGCCCAGGCCGGCTGA
- a CDS encoding glycine betaine/L-proline ABC transporter ATP-binding protein (Members of the family are the ATP-binding subunit of ABC transporters for substrates such as betaine, L-proline or other amino acids, choline, carnitine, etc. The substrate specificity is best determined from the substrate-binding subunit, rather than this subunit, as it interacts with the permease subunit and not with substrate directly.), whose protein sequence is METVSALRVNSLYKVYGNRADKAMEILRNSAGRDEELAGLPVTAAVVDANFEVRRGEIFVVMGLSGSGKSTLIRMLNGLLPATHGTVEVDGVDITTLKPAALRKLRREKISMVFQHFALQPHRSVLDNAGYALEVAGMPRAERREKALQALRMVDLDKWADKLPQELSGGMRQRVGLARALAAGTDIMLMDEAFSALDPLIRREVQDQLLELQAELGKTIVFITHDLNEAMRLGDRIAVMRAGRIVQIGTAEEILTDPSNDYVAQFVADVDRTRILTAAAVMERPLGVVDVNSGPRVAARVLRETQTSAVYITGRDKRYLGTVTADDATRAVRDGMTNLQEIVSTEYARMVDDTTPVADIFAPCAESPAPVAVVDAAGRLAGVIPRVTLLSALGSISADIGEHTATPEPAGTTPTADAVQAGGTADTTPPGSDTAPQVPVQVVAEPSVRLTGGSA, encoded by the coding sequence ATGGAGACCGTGTCCGCACTCAGAGTGAACTCCCTGTACAAGGTCTACGGGAACCGCGCCGACAAGGCGATGGAAATCCTCAGGAACAGCGCAGGCAGGGACGAGGAACTGGCAGGTCTACCGGTCACGGCTGCGGTCGTCGACGCGAACTTCGAGGTCAGACGCGGCGAGATCTTCGTGGTCATGGGCCTGTCCGGCTCGGGGAAGTCCACCCTGATCCGGATGCTCAACGGGCTGCTGCCCGCCACGCACGGCACGGTGGAGGTCGACGGGGTCGACATCACCACGCTCAAGCCCGCCGCGCTACGCAAGCTACGCCGCGAGAAGATCAGCATGGTCTTCCAGCACTTCGCGCTCCAGCCGCACCGGTCGGTGCTGGACAACGCCGGCTACGCGCTTGAGGTCGCGGGCATGCCCCGCGCCGAGCGCCGGGAGAAGGCGCTGCAGGCGCTCCGGATGGTCGACCTGGACAAGTGGGCGGACAAGCTGCCGCAGGAACTGTCCGGCGGCATGCGCCAGCGGGTCGGTCTGGCCCGCGCGCTCGCCGCCGGCACCGACATCATGCTCATGGACGAGGCCTTCTCCGCGCTCGATCCGCTCATCCGCCGCGAGGTGCAGGACCAGCTCCTCGAACTACAGGCCGAGCTCGGCAAGACGATCGTGTTCATCACGCACGACCTCAACGAGGCGATGCGCCTCGGCGACCGGATCGCGGTCATGCGTGCCGGCCGGATCGTCCAGATCGGCACCGCCGAGGAGATCCTCACCGACCCGTCCAACGACTACGTCGCCCAGTTCGTCGCCGACGTCGACCGGACCAGGATCCTCACCGCGGCGGCGGTCATGGAACGGCCGCTCGGCGTCGTGGACGTGAACTCCGGCCCGCGGGTGGCCGCTCGCGTGCTGCGTGAGACCCAGACGTCAGCCGTCTACATCACCGGCCGCGACAAGCGGTACCTGGGCACCGTGACCGCCGACGACGCCACCCGGGCGGTCCGGGACGGAATGACCAACCTCCAGGAGATCGTGTCGACCGAGTACGCCCGAATGGTCGACGACACGACGCCGGTGGCCGACATCTTCGCGCCCTGTGCCGAGAGCCCGGCGCCCGTCGCCGTGGTCGACGCAGCCGGGCGGCTCGCCGGCGTGATTCCACGGGTCACGCTGTTGAGCGCCCTGGGCAGCATCAGCGCTGACATCGGCGAGCACACCGCCACGCCGGAGCCCGCCGGGACGACGCCGACCGCCGACGCGGTCCAGGCGGGCGGAACGGCCGACACGACGCCGCCCGGAAGCGACACCGCACCGCAGGTACCGGTCCAGGTGGTTGCCGAGCCATCGGTCCGCCTCACGGGAGGATCCGCGTGA
- a CDS encoding glycosyl hydrolase family 18 protein, whose protein sequence is MKRSLRRALWVGAVVAVTVATVPMASAFGAGSVTTSFNRVSDWGTGHETRVTVTNGSTATVSTWRIEFELPSGTSVSSSWDADVTRNGNRYVAVKKSWAGGLAPGASFSWGYNGTGAYRAPLNCTVNGVACGGGTPPPTTTPPTTTPPTTAPPTTPPPTTPPPTTPPPSGQKVVGYFTQWGVYGRNYHVKNIHTSGSASKLTHILYAFANTTGGRCTIGDSYADYEKAYTAAESVDGVADTWDQPLRGSFNQLRKLKKMYPHIKVIFSVGGWTWSGGFTQAAQNPTAFAESCYNMVEDPRWADVFDGIDIDWEYPNACGLTCDASGPNAFKNVVSALRTRFGSSALVTAAITADGSNGGKIDATDYAGASTHLNWIMPMTYDYFGAFAPQGPTAPHSPLNSYTGIPQQGFWSDAAIQKLKSKGIPANKLLLGIGFYGRGWTGVTQTTPGGTATGPAPGTYEQGIEDYKVLKNTCPATGTIGGTAYAKCGSNWWSYDTPSTIGGKMTYAKNQGLGGAFFWELSGDTSNGELIGAIKGGLG, encoded by the coding sequence ATGAAGAGATCGCTCCGCCGGGCCCTCTGGGTCGGCGCCGTGGTCGCGGTGACCGTCGCCACGGTCCCGATGGCCTCGGCGTTCGGCGCCGGAAGCGTGACCACCTCGTTCAACCGGGTGTCGGACTGGGGGACCGGTCACGAGACGCGGGTCACCGTCACCAACGGCTCGACCGCCACCGTCAGCACCTGGCGCATCGAGTTCGAGCTGCCCTCGGGCACCAGCGTCAGCAGCTCCTGGGACGCCGACGTCACCCGTAACGGCAACCGCTACGTGGCCGTCAAGAAGAGCTGGGCCGGCGGACTGGCCCCGGGCGCCTCCTTCAGCTGGGGCTACAACGGCACCGGTGCGTACCGGGCGCCGTTGAACTGCACGGTCAACGGCGTGGCCTGCGGCGGTGGCACCCCGCCGCCCACCACGACGCCGCCCACCACCACCCCGCCGACCACCGCTCCGCCCACGACTCCACCGCCCACCACCCCGCCCCCGACCACGCCGCCGCCGAGCGGCCAGAAGGTGGTCGGCTACTTCACCCAGTGGGGCGTCTACGGCCGTAACTACCACGTCAAGAACATCCACACCAGCGGCTCTGCGTCGAAGCTGACCCACATCCTGTACGCGTTCGCCAACACCACCGGCGGCCGGTGCACCATCGGTGACAGCTACGCCGACTACGAGAAGGCGTACACCGCAGCGGAGAGCGTCGACGGCGTCGCCGACACCTGGGACCAGCCGCTGCGGGGCAGCTTCAACCAACTGCGCAAGCTCAAGAAGATGTACCCGCACATCAAGGTGATCTTCTCGGTCGGCGGCTGGACCTGGTCCGGCGGCTTCACCCAGGCCGCGCAGAACCCGACCGCCTTCGCGGAGAGCTGCTACAACATGGTCGAGGACCCGCGTTGGGCGGACGTCTTCGACGGCATCGACATCGACTGGGAGTACCCGAACGCCTGTGGCCTGACCTGCGACGCCAGCGGCCCGAACGCGTTCAAGAACGTGGTCAGCGCGCTGCGTACCCGGTTCGGTTCCTCGGCGTTGGTGACCGCCGCGATCACCGCGGACGGCAGCAACGGGGGCAAGATCGACGCGACCGACTACGCCGGTGCCTCGACCCACCTCAACTGGATCATGCCGATGACGTACGACTACTTCGGCGCCTTCGCCCCGCAGGGCCCCACCGCCCCGCACTCGCCGCTCAACTCGTACACCGGCATTCCGCAGCAGGGCTTCTGGTCGGACGCCGCCATCCAGAAGCTCAAGAGCAAGGGCATCCCCGCCAACAAGCTGCTGCTCGGCATCGGCTTCTACGGCCGGGGCTGGACCGGGGTCACCCAGACGACGCCCGGCGGCACCGCCACCGGACCGGCCCCCGGCACCTACGAGCAGGGCATCGAGGACTACAAGGTGCTCAAGAACACCTGCCCGGCCACCGGCACCATCGGCGGCACCGCGTACGCCAAGTGCGGCAGCAACTGGTGGAGCTACGACACCCCGTCCACCATCGGCGGCAAGATGACGTACGCGAAGAACCAGGGCCTCGGTGGCGCCTTCTTCTGGGAGCTCTCCGGAGACACCAGCAACGGTGAGCTGATCGGCGCCATCAAGGGCGGTCTCGGCTGA
- a CDS encoding glutathione peroxidase produces MTVFDTPIDALAGGPADLSQYRGRTLLVVNVASRCGLTPQYAGLQKLQDEYAGRGLVVLGVPCNQFAGQEPGSAAEISEFCQVNYGVTFPLTEKVDVNGADRHPLYAALVDTSDADGHTGDVRWNFEKFLVAPDGTVAARFAPTVTPDDPTLRAAVEKTLPTP; encoded by the coding sequence ATGACGGTCTTCGACACCCCCATCGACGCGCTCGCCGGCGGTCCGGCCGACCTCTCGCAGTACCGCGGTCGTACGCTGCTGGTGGTCAACGTGGCATCCCGCTGCGGCCTCACCCCGCAATACGCCGGCCTGCAGAAACTCCAGGACGAGTACGCCGGCCGGGGGCTGGTGGTGCTCGGTGTGCCGTGCAACCAGTTCGCCGGCCAGGAACCGGGCAGCGCCGCCGAGATCAGCGAGTTCTGCCAGGTCAACTACGGGGTCACCTTCCCGCTCACGGAGAAGGTCGACGTCAACGGCGCGGACCGCCACCCGCTCTACGCGGCGCTGGTGGACACCTCCGATGCCGACGGTCACACCGGCGACGTCCGCTGGAACTTCGAGAAGTTCCTGGTCGCCCCGGACGGCACCGTCGCCGCCCGGTTCGCCCCCACCGTCACCCCCGACGACCCCACCCTGCGCGCCGCCGTCGAGAAAACCCTCCCCACCCCCTGA
- a CDS encoding class II 3-deoxy-7-phosphoheptulonate synthase yields the protein MRHEWHQLSHPSVGSPVLQTSRPTVNSAEDEALGLDRWRELPRAQTPPWPDQAQVAEVCKVLDTVPSVVAPYEVDQLRRRLALVCEGKAFLLQGGDCAETFADNTESHLLANARTLLQMAIVLTYGASLPVVKVARVAGQYTKPRSLPTDARGLPAYRGDMINSLEATPEARVADPQRMIRAYANSAAAMNMLRAYLAGGLADLHAVHDWNKGFVRNSPAGERYEAIAREIDRAMAFIRACGMTDDEALRTVTLYCSHEALALEYDRALTRVSDNRAYGLSGHFLWIGERTRQLDGAHIDYISRIANPIGVKLGPTTTPDQAIELCEKLNPDNIPGRLTLISRMGNHKVREALPPIVAKVTAAGAKVVWQCDPMHGNTHESSNGYKTRHFDRIVDEVLGYFEVHRGLDTHPGGLHVELTGEDVTECLGGAQNIADLDLPGRYETACDPRLNTQQSLELAFLVAEMLRG from the coding sequence ATGCGCCATGAGTGGCATCAGTTGAGCCATCCGTCGGTGGGCAGCCCGGTGTTGCAGACCAGCCGTCCGACCGTGAACTCCGCCGAGGACGAGGCCCTCGGCCTGGACCGCTGGCGGGAGCTGCCACGGGCCCAGACCCCGCCCTGGCCGGACCAGGCCCAGGTGGCCGAGGTCTGCAAGGTCCTCGACACGGTGCCGTCGGTGGTCGCACCGTACGAGGTCGACCAGCTCCGTCGGCGCCTCGCGCTGGTCTGCGAGGGCAAGGCGTTCCTGCTTCAGGGCGGTGACTGCGCCGAGACCTTCGCCGACAACACCGAGAGCCACCTGTTGGCCAACGCCCGCACGCTGTTGCAGATGGCGATCGTGCTCACCTACGGCGCCTCGCTGCCGGTGGTCAAGGTGGCCCGGGTCGCCGGGCAGTACACCAAGCCGCGGTCGCTGCCGACCGACGCCCGGGGGCTGCCGGCCTACCGCGGCGACATGATCAACTCGCTGGAGGCCACGCCGGAGGCGCGCGTCGCCGACCCGCAACGCATGATCCGGGCGTACGCGAACTCGGCCGCCGCGATGAACATGCTCCGGGCGTACCTCGCCGGGGGGCTGGCCGACCTGCACGCCGTGCACGACTGGAACAAGGGATTCGTGCGCAACTCCCCGGCCGGCGAGCGGTACGAAGCGATCGCCCGGGAGATCGACCGGGCGATGGCCTTCATCCGGGCCTGTGGGATGACCGACGACGAGGCGCTGCGTACGGTCACCCTCTACTGCTCGCACGAGGCGCTCGCGCTGGAGTACGACCGGGCGCTGACCCGGGTCTCCGACAACCGGGCGTACGGGCTGTCCGGGCACTTCCTGTGGATCGGTGAGCGGACCCGGCAGCTCGACGGGGCGCACATCGACTACATCTCCCGCATCGCCAACCCGATCGGCGTCAAGCTCGGCCCGACCACCACCCCGGACCAGGCCATCGAGTTGTGCGAGAAGCTCAACCCGGACAACATCCCCGGCCGGCTCACGCTGATCAGCCGGATGGGCAACCACAAGGTCCGGGAGGCGCTGCCGCCGATCGTGGCGAAGGTGACCGCCGCCGGTGCCAAGGTGGTGTGGCAGTGCGACCCGATGCACGGCAACACCCACGAGTCGTCCAACGGCTACAAGACGCGGCACTTCGACCGGATCGTCGACGAGGTGCTGGGCTACTTCGAGGTGCACCGGGGGCTGGACACCCACCCGGGCGGCCTGCACGTCGAACTGACCGGCGAGGACGTCACCGAGTGCCTGGGCGGCGCGCAGAACATCGCCGACCTGGACCTGCCCGGCCGGTACGAGACCGCCTGCGACCCGCGCCTGAACACCCAGCAGTCGTTGGAGTTGGCGTTCCTCGTAGCGGAGATGCTCCGTGGCTGA
- a CDS encoding glycine betaine ABC transporter substrate-binding protein, with protein MWSRKLVRRVALAATAALALTGAAACGNSDESAGGDNKKITIGYMSWDEAIAASYLWKNLLEEKGYEVELKNIEAGIVYQGLATGDIDLFLDSWLPQTHADYMKEYGDKLEKLGVWYDNASLSIAVPEYVSDVNSLEDLAANADTFNGEIIGIEAGAGLTAATQDKVIPEYGLTGKLSLKTSSTPAMLAALDGAIKAQKPIVVTLWHPHWAYANYQLKDLADPKGTLGATEEINTLAREGFSADFPEVAEMLKKFKMDNQQLGSLEDLMFNVHQDDEEKAVEEWLKANPDYAGTVDAATS; from the coding sequence ATGTGGAGCAGAAAACTGGTGCGCCGGGTCGCGCTGGCGGCCACCGCCGCCCTGGCGCTGACCGGTGCCGCGGCCTGCGGCAACTCCGACGAGTCTGCCGGCGGTGACAACAAGAAGATCACCATCGGCTACATGTCCTGGGACGAGGCCATCGCCGCCTCGTACCTCTGGAAGAACCTGCTGGAGGAGAAGGGCTACGAGGTCGAGCTGAAGAATATCGAGGCCGGAATCGTCTACCAGGGTCTGGCGACCGGCGACATCGACCTCTTCCTCGACAGCTGGCTGCCGCAGACGCACGCCGACTACATGAAGGAGTACGGCGACAAGCTCGAGAAGCTCGGCGTCTGGTACGACAACGCCAGCCTGAGCATCGCCGTGCCCGAGTACGTCAGCGACGTCAACTCGCTGGAGGACCTGGCCGCCAACGCCGACACCTTCAACGGCGAGATCATCGGCATCGAGGCTGGCGCCGGCCTGACCGCCGCCACCCAGGACAAGGTCATCCCGGAGTACGGTCTGACCGGCAAGCTGAGCCTGAAGACCTCGTCGACCCCGGCCATGCTGGCCGCGCTGGACGGCGCGATCAAGGCCCAGAAGCCGATCGTGGTGACCCTGTGGCACCCGCACTGGGCCTACGCGAACTACCAGCTGAAGGACCTGGCGGACCCGAAGGGCACCCTCGGCGCAACCGAGGAGATCAACACCCTGGCCCGTGAGGGCTTCAGCGCGGACTTCCCCGAGGTCGCCGAGATGCTGAAGAAGTTCAAGATGGACAACCAGCAGCTCGGCTCGCTGGAAGACCTGATGTTCAACGTGCACCAGGACGACGAGGAGAAGGCCGTGGAGGAGTGGCTGAAGGCCAACCCGGACTACGCCGGCACGGTCGACGCCGCCACCTCCTGA
- a CDS encoding deoxyribonuclease IV, whose translation MTAAHPGHRPLGSHTPASGGLAKAALPYVDAAGSEVAQVYVGNSRGWATPTGDPVQDALFRDGCAERGVAAYIHASLLVNLGSPTQATVERSVQTLAHALRRGAAIGARAVVFHAGSAVDAGHTETAMRQVRESLLPLLDSAAAGGGPMLLVEPSAGGGRSLASRVEHLGPYLDAVDRHPGLGVCFDTCHAWAAGHDLAAEGGMTETLDVLVATVGADRLRLVHANDSKDLCGSTRDRHETIGKGMIGEPAFAELMRHPATAGVPILVETPTEGYEGHAADIATLRRLAPA comes from the coding sequence ATGACGGCCGCACACCCCGGCCACCGGCCGCTCGGCTCGCACACGCCCGCCTCCGGTGGGCTGGCGAAGGCGGCACTGCCGTACGTCGACGCGGCCGGCTCCGAGGTGGCGCAGGTCTACGTCGGCAACTCCCGGGGCTGGGCGACACCGACCGGTGACCCGGTGCAGGACGCGCTGTTCCGCGACGGTTGTGCCGAACGCGGCGTGGCCGCGTACATCCACGCGTCGTTGCTGGTCAACCTGGGGTCGCCGACGCAGGCCACGGTCGAGCGCTCGGTGCAGACCCTCGCCCACGCGTTGCGCCGGGGTGCCGCGATCGGCGCGCGTGCGGTGGTGTTCCACGCCGGCAGCGCGGTCGACGCCGGACACACCGAGACAGCCATGCGGCAGGTACGCGAGTCGCTGCTGCCGCTGCTGGACTCGGCCGCCGCCGGTGGCGGGCCGATGCTGCTGGTGGAACCGAGCGCCGGTGGCGGCCGGTCCCTGGCCAGCCGCGTGGAGCATCTCGGGCCCTACCTCGACGCGGTGGACCGCCACCCCGGGCTCGGCGTCTGCTTCGACACCTGCCACGCCTGGGCGGCCGGGCACGACCTGGCCGCCGAGGGCGGGATGACCGAGACGCTCGACGTCCTGGTGGCCACCGTCGGCGCGGACCGGCTGCGGCTGGTGCACGCCAACGACTCGAAGGACCTGTGCGGATCCACCCGCGACCGACACGAGACCATCGGCAAGGGCATGATCGGCGAGCCCGCCTTCGCCGAGCTGATGCGGCACCCGGCCACCGCAGGCGTGCCGATCCTGGTGGAGACCCCCACCGAGGGGTACGAAGGCCACGCCGCCGACATCGCCACGCTGCGCCGCCTCGCCCCCGCCTGA
- a CDS encoding proline/glycine betaine ABC transporter permease, producing MLPYIRIGDAFKTAVDWSREHLSAVFDGIAATVDALVEPLVDLLTAPPAIVMVLIFAGLGWWLRSWKFGLGTLLGLGMVAGMPIWDQTMSTLALVLVASGLALLLAIPVGIFISESRRASAVVRPILDLMQTMPAFVYLIPAIFYFGVGVVPGALATVVFSMPPGVRLTELGLRQVDREVVEAGEAFGASPWKILLRTKLPLALPTIMTGVNQVIMLALSMVVIAGMVGAGGLGEVITTALFRAQVGAGFEGGIAVVILAVVLDRLTDSIGARTASAKAQRAMQRA from the coding sequence ATGCTGCCGTACATCCGGATCGGCGACGCGTTCAAGACCGCCGTCGACTGGTCGAGAGAACATCTGTCCGCTGTCTTCGACGGCATCGCCGCCACCGTCGACGCGCTGGTCGAGCCGCTCGTCGACCTACTGACCGCGCCACCGGCGATCGTCATGGTGCTGATCTTCGCCGGCCTCGGCTGGTGGCTGCGGAGCTGGAAGTTCGGCCTGGGCACCTTGCTCGGACTCGGCATGGTGGCCGGGATGCCGATCTGGGACCAGACCATGAGCACCCTGGCACTGGTCCTGGTGGCCAGCGGCCTCGCCCTGCTGCTGGCCATACCCGTGGGCATCTTCATTTCGGAGAGCCGCCGTGCCTCGGCAGTCGTCCGGCCGATCCTCGACCTGATGCAGACGATGCCCGCGTTCGTCTACCTGATCCCGGCCATCTTCTACTTCGGCGTCGGCGTAGTGCCCGGCGCGCTGGCCACCGTGGTGTTCAGCATGCCGCCCGGCGTACGCCTGACCGAGTTGGGCCTGCGCCAGGTCGACCGGGAGGTCGTCGAGGCCGGCGAGGCGTTCGGCGCTTCGCCGTGGAAGATCCTGCTGCGTACCAAGCTGCCGCTGGCCCTGCCCACCATCATGACCGGCGTCAACCAGGTCATCATGCTGGCGCTGTCGATGGTCGTCATCGCCGGCATGGTCGGTGCCGGCGGTCTCGGTGAGGTGATCACGACGGCACTCTTCCGGGCCCAGGTCGGCGCGGGCTTCGAGGGCGGCATCGCCGTGGTGATCCTGGCGGTGGTGCTCGACCGTCTCACCGATTCGATCGGCGCGCGTACCGCGTCCGCGAAGGCGCAACGCGCCATGCAACGAGCCTGA
- a CDS encoding GntG family PLP-dependent aldolase, with the protein MREAMATAEVGDDVYGEDPTVNALEAEVAALFGHEAALYCPSGSMANQIALQLVVPPGAELLCDADAHVITYEMGAAAAYGGITSRTWPAVGAEIDPDVVAGMVRPDGYWAVPTRAIAVEQTHNRSGGGVLPLDTLRALREVADSAQAALHCDGARIWHAHVADGVPLAGYGALFETLSVCLSKGLGAPVGSLVIGSAERIDRARSIRKRMGGGMRQAGILAAAGRYALAHHVDRLAEDHAKAARLAEAIAPFGVLANVARTNLVPLDLTKASLDAPTLAAAARADGVLISVLGPRTARLVTHLDVSDDAVDQAATVLTRILRR; encoded by the coding sequence ATGCGGGAGGCGATGGCCACCGCCGAGGTCGGTGACGACGTCTACGGTGAGGACCCGACGGTCAACGCGCTGGAGGCGGAGGTCGCCGCGCTGTTCGGGCACGAGGCGGCGCTGTACTGCCCGAGCGGCTCGATGGCCAACCAGATCGCCCTGCAACTGGTGGTGCCGCCCGGTGCGGAGCTGCTCTGCGACGCCGACGCGCACGTCATCACGTACGAGATGGGTGCGGCTGCCGCGTACGGTGGGATCACCTCGCGGACCTGGCCTGCGGTGGGCGCGGAGATCGACCCCGACGTGGTCGCCGGCATGGTCCGTCCGGACGGCTACTGGGCGGTGCCCACCCGGGCGATCGCCGTGGAGCAGACCCACAACCGGAGTGGCGGCGGGGTGCTCCCCCTGGACACGCTCCGCGCGCTGCGGGAGGTGGCCGACTCGGCGCAGGCGGCGCTGCACTGCGACGGCGCCCGGATCTGGCACGCGCACGTCGCCGACGGGGTGCCGCTGGCCGGGTACGGTGCGCTGTTCGAGACGCTGTCCGTCTGTCTCTCCAAGGGTCTCGGCGCACCGGTCGGCTCGCTGGTGATCGGCAGTGCCGAGCGGATCGACCGGGCCCGGTCGATCCGGAAGCGGATGGGTGGCGGGATGCGCCAGGCCGGCATTCTGGCCGCCGCCGGACGGTACGCCCTGGCTCACCACGTCGACCGGCTCGCCGAGGACCACGCGAAGGCGGCCCGGCTGGCCGAGGCGATCGCCCCGTTCGGGGTGCTGGCGAATGTCGCGCGGACCAACCTGGTGCCGTTGGATCTGACCAAGGCGTCCCTGGACGCCCCGACGCTGGCCGCCGCGGCCCGTGCCGACGGTGTGTTGATCTCGGTCCTCGGCCCGCGTACCGCCCGGCTGGTGACCCACCTGGACGTGAGCGACGACGCCGTGGACCAGGCGGCCACCGTGCTCACCCGCATCCTGCGTCGCTGA
- a CDS encoding GNAT family N-acetyltransferase, with protein MFAIALTGDAQLRPLDPWHAEEFLANLDRAREHIAPWVGPSFVASDLDGARQVLQRYADRWARDGGGIWGIWLGDRLVGGVLLVSFDAATGVCEAGCWLEPAAEGRGLVTRAVERIIDWALVERGLHRVEWRTNAGNVRSIAVARRLGMRRDGVLREVLSRPSGRVDLEVWSVLAPEWRARREGAAASDG; from the coding sequence ATGTTCGCCATCGCCCTGACCGGGGACGCGCAACTGCGTCCGCTCGATCCGTGGCACGCCGAGGAGTTCCTGGCCAACCTCGACCGGGCCCGGGAGCACATCGCACCCTGGGTGGGGCCGTCCTTCGTGGCGAGCGACCTGGACGGGGCGCGGCAGGTGTTGCAGCGCTACGCGGACCGGTGGGCCCGGGACGGCGGCGGGATCTGGGGGATCTGGCTCGGCGACCGGCTGGTCGGCGGGGTACTGCTGGTGTCGTTCGACGCGGCGACCGGGGTCTGCGAGGCGGGCTGCTGGCTGGAACCGGCAGCCGAGGGGCGCGGCCTGGTGACCCGCGCGGTCGAACGCATCATCGACTGGGCATTGGTCGAGCGTGGCCTGCACCGGGTCGAGTGGCGTACCAACGCGGGCAACGTGCGCAGCATCGCGGTGGCGCGTCGGCTCGGGATGCGGCGCGACGGCGTACTCCGGGAGGTGTTGTCCCGTCCGTCCGGGCGGGTCGACCTGGAGGTTTGGTCGGTGCTGGCGCCGGAGTGGCGGGCCCGCCGCGAGGGCGCGGCAGCTAGCGACGGATGA